The DNA window ATaggccttgagctgctcgtaCAGCATCCACTGCATTGTCGACTCGACGACGCCCAGGTAGCTGGCGCTCATGCCCTTGTACAGGCCGCGCACGCCCTCGTCGCGCACCACCTGCTTGACGCAGTCCCAGCTGTTGCGGTACAGACGCTGCGTGGCGCCGCCGCTGCGCTCCGAGACGTTCTTGTCCAGCTGCAGGCGCGTCTTGACCATCCAGACGGGATTCGTGGCCGTGCTGGTGGCGACGCCGGCCGTGACGCCCGCCAGCAGATGCACCCACGGCGCCTCCACGCCCTGGTTCCAGTACTCGGCCATGAGGCGCTTGCCGTTGCCGTAGACGTAGAAGTTGATGCTGCGCGCGGGGATGACGCCCACCAGGTTGGGCCCCAGGCCCTTGAACAGCGCGCTCGATCCCTCGATGCGGTAGACCGAGCCCAGGATCCGCAGCGTGTCCGAGAGGTGGTACATGGCGCTGCGCAGGGGATTGAGAGGCCGCAGAGCTTGCGCCTGGGCGGCTCTGGACGCGCGGATCTGGGCCTGGTAGAAGTCGGACTGGAGTCTCGTCTTGAGGACGTCGAGCGGTGCTGTGACTGCTGCGGCCGTCATGCCACCAACACTGCAGATTGGGTTCAACTGTCAGATACTCTTGTCGTCTTTGTGTTTGAGAACAGAAACAAGACTCACCCTCCGGCCATGAAGTGCACCCAGGACTTTGCAAACGGCAGCGCCTTGACCTGCCCTCGAGGGCTGTCGTCCGGCAGCACATCGCCCGTCTCTCTCGATTGGATCAGCGCCGAATGCTCTGCGGGAACGTGCGAGTGCTGGAAGGGCCGGCGATCATCTCGTCCTGCCAGGTAtggaggagcaacagcaggaccctgctgctgcgccatggccaagTCTTTTgtgctttgtcttttcccttgtttctttgattttgattttgattccAATACTGGTATTataaagagaggaaaagaaagctgTCGTTGTACGGCGCGGTGGCGGCTTGGAGGATCGGTCGAGAGATTATTCTTTGGTTTGCCAGGAAGATTCCGGAAATGGAAGACCGaggaaggaagagaggaaaaagtgACAGAGGTTCGGTTAAATCGGGCAGGAGTTCAGTTCTTTGTTTTGGGAAGGAgtggagggaaaaaagaaaacaaagttCAACAGTTGCTAGTGGACGGtctaaagaagaagagaaaaaaaaaagagctggcAAAGAATGAAGAAACGCGAAATGCCGTTTATTGCCTCTTTGATTTCTTTGATTTTGTTTTTGCGGCTCCGGCTctaaattttttttttttttaaccttCTCCGATCCCTTCTTCCTATTAGCGGACCTCGCTTTTAGCTCGAACCTGAATGGCGCGTTCAGCTGCCAAGGTGGGCCAACTCTGTGCAGTGGCGCAGGTACGTATCCCCGCGATGTCATCGATGGCTCAGAGCGTTTGTAATGTCAGTTTTGCCTGACTAGGAACTGAACTTATATATCGTGCTGTGGCCTTTGCGTGTGATTATACTCTTATTCACTTGCgttgtttctcttctctttgtgaTTCAGAGCTCTTTTCCATATACCATGACTGCCACTCAGGGCAAGATGCGGCACTGGATGAATCTTGTGGTGTTGCTGTCAAAACTACGGATCACGATAACATCATATTGAAACTGACAGTTCCAAAGCAAGTGTATGAAACTATAGGAGAAACTCATCGCCAATGGCCGCTGTAGTGGACCCAGAGCGCATGCCACTCCACCCGCCATCAAAGCCTTATTACAGCACAGCATACTCTGAATAGGCGCATGTGGTACATGTAGTCGTGTCAATTGAGAAAAATCAATTAAAGTAAAGAAAATTGCTATTGGCTCGTTGCCTAAAGACCCTGCCATTATCACCACACATGTACTTAGTGAAAGCATCCATCTCGTATACCCAGTATTCCTAAACAAACTGCCCTTGTGCCTACATATATATCCCGTCATAAACCCGCTTGTACCTTTTTGCAAAGGTGTCCCATTTAGTTCCCATGCCTTACCAGACAAGACCACGCATTAAAGCTACCTATATAGTACTAGTCATAGTATCTACCATTGAAAATCATATCCCTTGAGCACCGCTACATATGCAATACCGGCCACTTTGCCTTAGTGGGAGTGGTATGCCCGAGGCTCATACTCTTCAAAGTCTGGAGGCGACAGGATCGCCGAGAGATGCCCTGTTCGAGGAGGGTTCCTCTGCACAGAAGGAGGAGCAGAGTCAATTCTGGTGAGCCGCGACGTGGGCACCAGTCTCAGTGGAGGCTCGATAGTAGCCGGGGCTtcaggagaagaggaagaggaagccaGCGCCGATGacgccgctgctgctaccgctgccaatgccaatgccgatgccgatgctggTCTGGATACCAGGTCCATCGGGCTCGTTGAGTCTGCCGCAGCACCGGAGCTCTCACCAGGGCTGCCAGTGCTAGTACTGGTATATCCAAAACCAGAGCTAGAGTTGttgctggcctcggcctgCGTGCCAGCGGCCCtgccggcagcggcagcggcagcagcttctgcttctcgcaGCTTCTGTGTCTCGCGCTCGATAATCTCCAGCTGATGCCTCACAATCTCGGCTTCCTCGTCCGTGACGTttctccagctgcatctCGCGTGCTTCTTAGTGCAGCCTCGGCAAGCCGACAGGTGCTTGACGCACTGGAGGCGAAGACGTCGGCATCGATCACAGGTGGGGAAGATGACATCTCCCTTGTGGACCGTGTCAGTTTTTTTCAACACGAGAGCTCGGTGTTTCTCAGGACCGAGATCCTTTCCTACCGCTCCACGTCTGCCACGTCCCCTTCCTGCCCTCcctctcgctcttctcgaAGGCAGAGCTGGAATCGGGACTGGGgccagagctggagctgctggggGCGAGCTCGATGCTGGGAATGAGACTCCTGGAACTGGTGCCGGAGTTGACGATGCTGTGATCGATGTTGTTGGCGACGGGGCCAGGACTGGCAGCGGAGCCAGAATTGAAGCCAAGgatgagggcgagggcgagggagaggatgttgttgctgctggcccgGCGGCATTGGGGTAAGTAAGGACCGGCAGCGGATGATACGGTGGCGCCTCAAGAATTGGCGCCGCCAGGGGACTGAGCCCGGTAGCAATGGCAGGCAAGGCGGAGCCAAAAACAGGGTGCTGCTGGTAATGGTAGTATCCCGGAGGGGGACCTTGTGGCGGCTGATTCTGCATCGAAGCCACCATGAACTGGTGGAGAAGATCTCCGTGGAGATCGTGGGGCGGCGAGCCGCAGCTGCCGGGTCCCGAAGGCGGTGGATGGTTGATGGCACAGAAGCCAGAGCTGACGGTAACGGCATTGGCCGCAGAAGCATCAGCATGGCGCAGAAGCTGATGAGCCACGTCCTTTCTGCGCGTCTCAAGCCTGCGGCTGAGAAATCGGGCTCTCGCCGCAACCTCGTCTGCCTTGTTGTACAAGAGGGAGGACCTCTGCATCATGATCTCGAGCGTGGCCAGCTCGGCCGCCTCATCCTCTTGGAAAATGTGCTCCAGCGGGAACTTGTCCAGGGCTCCAGAGTAGATCAAGCGCCAGTCATCCTCTGCAATCTCGACCTGAGCCCCATTGTACATGAACTGGCGGCAT is part of the Trichoderma atroviride chromosome 1, complete sequence genome and encodes:
- a CDS encoding uncharacterized protein (BUSCO:EOG092D2M1W), with the protein product MAQQQGPAVAPPYLAGRDDRRPFQHSHVPAEHSALIQSRETGDVLPDDSPRGQVKALPFAKSWVHFMAGGVGGMTAAAVTAPLDVLKTRLQSDFYQAQIRASRAAQAQALRPLNPLRSAMYHLSDTLRILGSVYRIEGSSALFKGLGPNLVGVIPARSINFYVYGNGKRLMAEYWNQGVEAPWVHLLAGVTAGVATSTATNPVWMVKTRLQLDKNVSERSGGATQRLYRNSWDCVKQVVRDEGVRGLYKGMSASYLGVVESTMQWMLYEQLKAYLARREALIVASRRPKTYWDRVVDVMGNGGAAGGAKLVAAVIAYPHEVARTRLRQAPLADGKLKYTGLVQCFKLVWKEEGLMGLYGGLTPHLMRTVPSAAIMFGMYEVILRFFHTPA
- a CDS encoding uncharacterized protein (EggNog:ENOG41), with translation MYNGAQVEIAEDDWRLIYSGALDKFPLEHIFQEDEAAELATLEIMMQRSSLLYNKADEVAARARFLSRRLETRRKDVAHQLLRHADASAANAVTVSSGFCAINHPPPSGPGSCGSPPHDLHGDLLHQFMVASMQNQPPQGPPPGYYHYQQHPVFGSALPAIATGLSPLAAPILEAPPYHPLPVLTYPNAAGPAATTSSPSPSPSSLASILAPLPVLAPSPTTSITASSTPAPVPGVSFPASSSPPAAPALAPVPIPALPSRRARGRAGRGRGRRGAVGKDLGPEKHRALVLKKTDTVHKGDVIFPTCDRCRRLRLQCVKHLSACRGCTKKHARCSWRNVTDEEAEIVRHQLEIIERETQKLREAEAAAAAAAGRAAGTQAEASNNSSSGFGYTSTSTGSPGESSGAAADSTSPMDLVSRPASASALALAAVAAAASSALASSSSSPEAPATIEPPLRLVPTSRLTRIDSAPPSVQRNPPRTGHLSAILSPPDFEEYEPRAYHSH